In Aspergillus fumigatus Af293 chromosome 4, whole genome shotgun sequence, one genomic interval encodes:
- a CDS encoding alpha/beta hydrolase produces MVELQPIFKKAYWTLAAGGLVYVSFICALTWPNVQRFALYANKVNPALWEDVNQVERFGFLKTQVQPFNLVTPDNETIYGWHLLPLHLCREHEEELNANEPSGPADDYTQTPAFKFLAHDPNARVVVNFHGNAAHLGSAQRPEIYRMLLGLSSPSNPVHVFAIDYRGFGVSTGSPTEEGLITDGVSLINFLTAGPLNIPPSRIVIAGQSLGTAVSAAVAERYAFGSPDPAAVQPAINDPEPFAGVVLLASFSNMRNLIESYSFKGLTPPMLSPLIGYPRVQRWVRSHIVDHWDTAARLARLTGVGPSAEEDAKAGYNSKNLDLAIIHAFNDVEIPWYEGRSVWIAATGENQKDAPGTLAYQKKEEGGPTEVKIWENRSGKHAVKTVRWERVGYGGHNRVATFSVAALAVLRAFEE; encoded by the exons ATGGTTGAGTTACAACCGATCTTCAAGAAGGCCTACTGGACGCTGGCCGCTGGAGGTCTGGTCTATGTGAGCTTCATCTGCGCGCTCACATGGCCCAATGTCCAAAGATT CGCCCTGTATGCGAACAAAGTCAACCCTGCTCTGTGGGAGGATGTGAACCAGGTCGAGCGCTTTGGGTTCCTGA AAACACAGGTCCAACCGTTCAATCTGGTTACCCCCGATAATGAGACAATCTATGGCTGGCATTTACTCCCTCTACACCTCTGCCGTGAGCACGAAGAGGAACTGAACGCAAACGAGCCATCTGGCCCAGCTGACGACTATACCCAGACCCCAGCTTTCAAGTTTCTAGCCCACGACCCTAACGCTCGAGTAGTTGTTAACT TCCACGGCAATGCCGCGCATCTCGGCTCCGCTCAGAGACCTGAAATCTATCGCATGCTTCTGGGCTTGTCAAGTCCCTCCAACCCCGTCCATGTCTTCGCAATTGACTATCGTGGGTTTGGAGTGTCCACCGGCTCCCCAACGGAAGAAGGCCTAATTACCGATGGGGTCTCCCTCATCAATTTCCTGACCGCCGGTCCTTTGAACATCCCGCCTTCCAGAATTGTCATCGCGGGACAGAGCCTGGGAACCGCTGTGAGCGCCGCAGTCGCTGAGCGCTATGCATTTGGATCGCCAGATCCCGCAGCTGTGCAACCCGCCATTAATGATCCCGAACCGTTCGCCGGTGTGGTCCTCCTCGCATCATTCAGCAACATGCGCAACCTTATCGAATCCTACAGCTTCAAAGGTCTTACGCCGCCGATGCTTTCTCCCTTGATTGGGTACCCTCGCGTACAAAGATGGGTGAGAAGCCATATCGTCGACCACTGGGACACGGCTGCTCGTCTTGCACGCCTGACGGGCGTCGGACCATCGGCTGAGGAAGACGCGAAGGCAGGGTACAACAGCAAAAATCTGGATCTCGCAATCATTCATGCATTCAATGATGTCGAGATCCCCTGGTACGAAGGACGTAGTGTCTGGATTGCTGCCACTGGTGAAAACCAGAAAGACGCCCCCGGCACCCTTGCGTAccagaaaaaggaagagggCGGTCCGACCGAGGTGAAGATCTGGGAGAACAGGTCCGGGAAGCACGCTGTGAAAACGGTTCGATGGGAACGTGTAGGCTACGGTG GTCATAACCGTGTCGCTACTTtctctgttgctgctcttgctgtGCTCAGGGCATTCGAGGAGTAA
- the mef1 gene encoding elongation factor G, producing the protein MRCPSLARLPNRALSGLTRSPVRLQSQNFLYQRCASTAALRSPIAGPAYQSVFHRHNLQRRNASAATTAAVLEAAASNPDGLSQEAIIDNLDPAEAIRLSRLRNIGIAAHIDSGKTTCTERVLFYTGRIKAIHEVRGRDNVGAKMDSMDLEREKGITIQSAATFCDWIKKGDDGKEEKYHINLIDTPGHIDFTIEVERALRVLDGAVMILCAVSGVQSQTITVDRQMRRYNVPRISFVNKMDRMGANPFKAVEQINTKLKIPAAAVQVPIGAEDEFEGVVDLIRMKSIYNDGPNGETVVVKDEIPEKVKSVVEERRRMLIETLADVDDEIAELFLEETEPTEQQLKAAIRRATIGLKFTPVFMGSALANKSVQPMLDGVIDYLPNPSEVENLALDRKRDEASVKLVPYNSQPFVGLAFKLEESNFGQLTYIRVYQGTLRKGANVFNARNNKKVKVPRIVRMHSNEMEEVSEIGAGEICAVFGVDCASGDTFTDGQLGYTMTSMFVPEPVISLSIKPKNSKDSANFSKAMARFQREDPTFRVSYNAESEETLISGMGELHLDIYIERMRREYRVDCVTGPPQVAYRETIGNRVEFDHLLKKQSGGPGEYARVVGWMEPTGKLEDNKFEEQIVGGSISEKFLFACEKGFNLACEKGPLIGHKVLGTKMVINDGATHMTDSSEMSFKNATQQAFRKAFMESNPSVLEPMMKIAVTAPGEFQGDVISLLNKRNATINDTETGVDEFTVYADCSLNGMFGFSTHLRAATQGKGEFTMEFSHYEKAQPQLQKELIQKYLKAQADRHKK; encoded by the exons ATGCGGTGCCCTTCTCTTGCACGGTTACCCAATCGTGCCCTATCTGGCTTGACCAGATCGCCTGTGCGTCTTCAGTCTCAGAACTTCTTGTATCAACGATGCGCGTCGACGGCCGCTCTCCGTTCACCCATCGCCGGTCCGGCTTATCAGTCGGTTTTCCACAGGCACAATCTGCAACGACGGAATGCCTCCGCTGCTACCACTGCCGCCGT TCTCGAGGCAGCTGCTTCCAATCCCGACGGTCTGTCTCAGGAGGCAATCATTGACAACCTTGACCCTGCTGAAGCGATCAGACTGTCGAGGCTCCGGAACATTGGTATCGCT GCACACATTGACAGCGGAAAAACCACCTGTACCGAACGAGTCCTCTTCTACACTGGTCGGATCAAGGCCATCCACGAAGTTCGCGGTCGTGACAATGTTGGTGCCAAGATGGACTCGATGGATCTCGAGCGTGAAAAGGGTATCACTATTCAGTCCGCAGCGACGTTCTGTGACTGGATAAAGAAGGGAGACGAtggaaaagaggagaaatacCACATCAACCTGATCGATACACCAGGGCACATTGACTTCACCATCGAAGTGGAGAGAGCGCTGCGCGTTCTGGATGGTGCTGTTATGATCCTGTGTGCTGTGTCAGGTGTCCAGTCCCAGACTATTACGGTCGACCGTCAGATGCGCCGCTACAACGTTCCTCGAATTTCATTCGTCAACAAGATGGACCGTATGGGTGCCAATCCTTTCAAGGCTGTTGAACAGATCAACACCAAGCTCAAGatccctgctgctgccgtTCAGGTGCCAATAGGCGCTGAAGACGAGTTCGAGGGTGTGGTCGACCTGATTCGTATGAAGTCCATTTACAACGATGGACCGAACGGTGAGACTGTCGTGGTTAAGGATGAGATTCCTGAGAAGGTCAAGTCGGTCGTGGAGGAACGGAGGAGGATGCTCATCGAGACGCTTGCCGATGTCGACGACGAGATCGCTgagctcttcctggaggagaCTGAGCCTacggagcagcagctcaaggcCGCTATCCGCCGGGCAACCATTGGCTTGAAGTTCACTCCCGTCTTCATGGGTTCTGCACTGGCCAACAAATCCGTGCAGCCTATGCTTGATGGTGTCATCGACTACCTCCCCAACCCATCGGAAGTTGAAAACCTCGCTCTTGACCGGAAGCGCGACGAGGCTTCGGTCAAGCTTGTCCCTTACAACTCCCAGCCTTTTGTTGGTCTTGCTTTCAAGCTGGAAGAAAGCAACTTTGGGCAGTTGACCTATATTCGCGTGTACCAGGGTACCCTCCGCAAGGGCGCCAATGTCTTCAATGCTCGCAACaacaagaaggtcaaggttCCTCGCATTGTTCGCATGCATTCCAatgagatggaggaggtaTCGGAGATTGGAGCCGGTGAAATCTGCGCCGTGTTCGGTGTGGATTGTGCCTCTGGCGACACTTTCACCGATGGACAGCTCGGTTACACCATGACTTCCATGTTCGTGCCCGAGCCTGTTATCTCGCTTTCTATCAAGCCCAAGAACAGCAAGGACTCGGCCAACTTCTCAAAGGCTATGGCTCGTTTCCAGAGAGAAGACCCCACCTTCCGGGTGTCCTACAATGCGGAGAGTGAGGAGACTCTGATTTCTGGCATGGGTGAATTGCATCTTGACATCTACATTGAGCGCATGCGTCGCGAGTACCGCGTCGACTGTGTGACTGGCCCGCCTCAGGTCGCGTATCGCGAGACCATCGGCAACCGGGTCGAGTTCGACCACTTGCTCAAGAAGCAGTCAGGAGGTCCTGGTGAATATGCCCGCGTCGTCGGCTGGATGGAGCCCACCGGCAAACTCGAGGACAACAAATTTGAGGAACAGATCGTTGGTGGTAGTATCTCTGAGAAGTTCCTTTTCGCTTGTGAGAAGGGTTTCAATCTTGCTTGCGAAAAGGGTCCGCTCATCGGTCACAAGGTGCTTGGTACCAAGATGGTCATCAACGATGGTGCTACCCACATGACGGATTCGTCCGAAATGTCGTTCAAGAACGCCACCCAACAGGCTTTCCGGAAGGCTTTCATGGAAAGCAACCCTTCTGTCCTTGAGCCCATGATGAAGATCGCTGTCACCGCTCCTGGTGAGTTCCAAGGTGACGTGATCTCTCTCCTCAACAAGCGTAATGCTACGATCAATGATACCGAGACCGGTGTGGATGAGTTCACTGTGTATGCGGACTGCAGCTTAAACGGAATGTTCGGCTTCAGTACGCATCTGCGTGCTGCCACCCAGGGCAAGGGTGAATTCACCATGGAGTTCAGCCATTACGAGAAGGCTCAGCCTCAGTTACA GAAGGAACTTATCCAGAAGTACCTGAAGGCCCAGGCTGACAGGCACAAGAAATAA